The sequence ATTGTGTATTTTTGCCTCCGGCTCTCAACTGAACACATTCATGAGAGTAAACATCTAAATCAGTCTGTGTTCGCCTAGAAATGCTGAACATCTCCTGTAAAGCAGTCATAAACTAAAGACCGTAGCGTTTCCAAACACGTGGTTCTGCAGCCCGAGAACGGTACAATCAGATAAGCAAAGTGgaagtttttcttaaatgagATCCAAACTCTCTGGACGTCAACAGGAAgagccagaaaactgaaatccaGAGGCCTGCTGTCTTTtacattaatgtttttacaggaaaatattctctgaaatcctttttttgtCACCCAGATCTTCAATCTGAGCCGGAAAGTGTGAAAAATAGCTCAGCCTCCTGATCTCCAGGTTTACATTCATTCCAGGAATCCTCCACAAAAATccttatttatgtttaaatatgcaTCCAGTCATGTCTGATATTAGctcttttgtcttctttcagtCCTCCAAACCAACCATTGGCTTTAGCTCCGCCGTTAGCTAGCTAGCCAAACAGTCCAGTGAACCTCCGGCAGAGGCGTTTataaatttacacaaacagTCAGTTTGGTCCCAGATCACCAACTGGGATGTTGGTAAAAGACGACTGGAAGGCGGAACTGTTGGGTTTGTTGTTGTGAAGCGTTCACTGGCAGGGGGCGGCCTTGGTGCCAGGCTCCGCCCCCGGCGTGAAGCCGTTGCTGAGGTTGTTGGGACTGGAAGGCGAGCCCAGCGGCGGCGTGGCCTCGCCTCTGTGGACCGACTCGATGACGGAGCAGCTCTTCTGCGGCAGCCGGGGTTGGACCAGCATCGACTTGGGGATGACCGACGCTTGTCGGAGGCCGTCGGTGCGCAGCGGCGGTCTGACGAGGACGGGGCCTGTGGGTGGAGCTTCAGAGCTGGGGGGGTTAGGACTACAGGGAGGGGAGGGGCTGGCTGCGCTCTGATTGGCCAGCGTGGACTCGTCGTTTTGGGGAACCTGCTGGTCTGGGGGCGGGGCCTCTTTTTCATCGGGGGCGGAGCCTGCTGACTCAGGAGGTGGGTCTTGTTGCATGCTGCTCTGCCTGGAAGTCCCTGAGCCAGGCATCTCGCAGCTGTCGGTGCGACGCCGGGATCCTTCGTGCATCCTGCTGGTGGCTACAACAGCCTTCATGGCAGCCTGAGGACGGAAACGCAGCGAGACGGATTATTAAACGCAACATGTAGCACGATTTCCCCAGAAAACATCCCAAACCTGGAGATAGGAGCCCTGAGGCAGCAGCCCACcaggtttaaaaaatatgtagttacATTAAGTCAGAGGAGCACAAGCTGGCATCATAATTAGCATGTGAAGCTAGTATAAAACCTGCATAAAACTATTTCCAATAAGACAAGTCTGGTGGCCTCCAGTAGCATCAATATTAgtttttcctgctttcatttcatttattgcctgttctttagaaaatacattgtgtgtttgtttatctcTCTCTAAAAATAAGTTCCTAGGCCCCAATGAGATTTaactttgtaaatatataaagtGTCTTAAAACACTTACAGGTTTTTAAAGCCATTATACCACAGTATTAACTTTGTTAACCTTAAGTTTGCGCCTGGCGTTGAACTCCTGCAGTTTCCTCTGAGTCGTGTCCATGTGGGAGAAGCGGGCGGCTTTGCCCAGAACCCAGGGGTGCTGCAGGGCCTCCCGGACGCTGAGGCGCTTGTGAGGGTCCAGAACAATCAGCTTACTGACCTGCAggagaaacaacaacagattCTCAAAGGAGAAGCTCAAACTTTTCCATCCATCTAGTAGAGAACAGGTGAGAGGCAGCAAAACGTGTTTCATCCCTTCATCTGACCAGCCAAGGCCTTCACACACCAGGGAGGAGGAACATTTATCTTAATCGTTGTTAAActatggcgccccctagtggACATGGGAGTTCATGCAGCATCTTTAGTACTGAAAGTTTTCTGCTCcaatagaatattttttccagTATGCTAATATCCTGttagataaataataaagtcatCTGACGGTTTTGATTTGATAGTTTTCAGTTTTGGCAGTCTGAATGTTTAAAGAGCCGTTTTCATGTTCAGGCCCATCAAACGGTTAACAGATCGATTTTAGATCAGTTTCTGCAGCGAGTCGAGTGTAGAAACATGTTTCTCTTTAAAGGTGCATTTAtatgaacactgcaaaaacacaaaatgttaccaagtatttttaatctaatttcttGTTCAAATGtcttgaaatgaaacaaaactcaccagtaagttttcagcaagaaatatgagtttattttaaatcattaattcTGCCTGTGAAactggtcatttttaaaatctacattaaggaattattgagttATGAACCTcctatcttgttgaaaagtttcttgttacattttgtaaattagttttgtcttatttcaagtgttttaagatatttgaaccagaaactagattaaaaatacttggtaacattttgtgttttttcagtgtaattttagacatttgttATAATGACTGGACAGTAAACACCAAATTGCTAATTTATTGTGAGCGAATGCAAAAGAATAAAGATTTTCCGACATGTGGCCACTAGGGGGCTCTATAAAAAAAGTCCTCAAagatttaaaattcagttttgttgGAAAATGTGAGGAACTCACCAGATCCTTGGCGTTGAGGGAAACGTCGTCCCACCAGGGAGACACAAACTCGTAGTCGCAGTTCAGGATGCGGCTGTACATGTACTGGTCGCCTCGCGGGTCAAAGAACGGCTCAAAGCCGCAGAGCCTGCAGGACAGGAAGCAGAACTTTACAGCTGGCTGGACGTTTCCTCCGGCCGTCACACAGAGTGAAAACTCCCTGGATTATTGAGCCGTTTGTTAGGTCACCAGGGGTCAAACTCCAGGTCACCAGGGGTCAAACTCCAGGTCACCAGGGGTCAAACTCCAGGTCACCAGGGGTCAAACTCCAGGTCACCAGGGGTCAAACTGCAGGCCTctagtcgctgtcctgcaggttttagatgagcctcaggtacaaaaccctggaatgaaacggcttcatGACCTCCTAATTGTTtggatcggttctccagaaccttaatgacctcattatccTGtccaggtgcagcagaggctcaacTAAAGGTTTCAGGGCAGCGGGCccccaggactggagtttgacacctgtggtttaGACTGTCAAaatttaacagcaataatttgggttattagAGGAttaatttttaagtaatattttcaccattcatttataaatatgaGTGTTTCAGACTTAATATTTAATTACCAAGCTTCATGAAGTTTGCTTTAACTATTTAACTTGGAgctaaatataattataaatagtgagcaagctaaacatttagttccAACATGAGTTTTTAAAGGGGTTTGCAaaacccagcttttattttgaaagtccaCTATAGGTAAGGGAATTTgcattttagctaaatatttagcttatgGTTAAATATGTCGTGTCAAACTACAGATTTAGCTCACTATATAAATATTAGTTTGATAACCgaatatttagcttgttaattaaatatgtagtttcaaacggtgatatttaaaaatgtgtaaataactgaaataatcctctaaatgttttccttttatgacTGGGTGGATTATGATCacaatttattcataaaaaattcAACCGCTCATGTATATTTGTTGAGCTCATATGGAAtaaactattaatttatttcatggtTTTTCAcagggtgtccaaactttttgtcacgtCGGTTGGCCAAAATCATTCAGTCAAAagtacattaataaaataatgacacattttgTAGGAAAGCGAAATTATCAACTGAAAAAGGATttttgattcagattttttttttttaaagtgactcCCAGTCAGAAAAGTCTGGAAATAAATTTTGACCGACGGTCCCTGAATGCATCGTCAGGCTCCTTTAGAGCTACTTAAAGTCTCTGAATAGACATGGAGGAGATGTTCCGGTTCAGCCGTGTCAGCTGATGATGaatcagtgtgtgtgcgtgtgtgcacgTGCACGCGGACTCACAGGATGTACAGGATGACGCCCACTGACCACATGTCCACCTCGGGGCCGTAGGCATTTCCCCGCAGAATCTCTGGAGCTGCAGGCAGACGAGGCGGTTAGCGGTTAACAGTTAGCAACTAGCGGTTAGCGTCCAGATGGCCGACAGACGCTCAGGCCAGGAGGTCTGAGAAATCCCACAGAGCAGGGGCTGCAGCAAACGCATCGCCGCCCACCTCCACATGTCAGCCACACAGACTGATGGAAACATTAATTCAACtcagaaagtgttttatttctgattaagGATCAATAAAAGTGGGATTTTAATGCAGAATATTCTGATCTACACCAGGGTGTCCAAACCTTTTCTAACATATCaaatccaaaggaaaaaaacaaaactgagcatgaaatatttttttaaaagtcagattttattttacagtaatcGAATGTGTTTccaaaaattatactcaagtaatAGTAACGCTacttctacatatttttatgttgaagtagtaaaaatatgttgactttactttccaaataaaagtaaaaatgtatccGTCCAAGAAATGATTCAATatgatttaagaaatatttggtaTAAAGTCTATTGAAGTGCTgattaactgatcaaattatcaatcatttaatatcaaaaattacatcatcagacggacaaactataaagtaattattttatttcaaagactaaaatgacaataattcatataagtaacaaaattagaaaaagaaaatgtttccagatcattttctttcattaaaaacttCTGAAGCTTTAACAGAAGCTGCAGGTCTGAGTCtggattctgtttgtttttcattcagtgggcagaaaatacagaaatttactcaaataagagtagaaatacttcataattaaATTACTAAACTAAAAGTAATAAGTgcagtgtagtaaaaatactcctgaaagtacactttaaataaaacttactaaaataaatgtaaccagttaTATTCTCTGAAAGAGAATATAAAGCTGAAAAAGTGGATTTGACgttactgtccctttaagagcCACCCtgataattgaaaaaaaaattaaaatctgaacaaaaatcAGCATGAAGGTTTTGAGTGAAAGGAAGTGATTCAGAGTTGGGATCAAACATGGCTTCCTGCAAACCTTCCCAGGTTTCAAACTCTGACAACATTTTTCCCGTCAACAACTTGACGTGTCGCCTTTTACTCACCGCAGTAACCCGGAGTCCCGCAGACCGTCTTCATGGTGACCTGGTCGTCGATGATTTTGGAAAGGCCGAAGTCGGCTGTGAGAAAGGAAAACGTTTGGAGTCACAGGAACATATTCTTTAAAAGTGgaatccagtttttattttgggctGTGAGAAGAatgtgtttctctgcaggagGCGGCGTGAGCTAGCTAGCAGTGTGAGCTAGTTAGCAGTGTTAGCTAGCAGTGTTAGCTAGCAGTGTGAGCTAGCTAGCAGTGTGAACTAGCTAGCAGTGTGAGCTAGCTAGCAGTGTGAACCAGCAGTGTTCACTAGCAATGTGAGCTAGCAGTGTTAGCTAGCAGGGTTAGCTAGCAGCAGTGTGAGCTAGCAGCAGTGTGAGACAGCAGTGTTCACTAGCAATGTGAGCTAGCAGTGTGAGCTAGCAGCAGTGTGAACCAGCAGTGTTCACTAGCGATGTGAGCTAGCAGTGTTAGCTAGCAGTGTGAGCCAGCAGCAGTGTGAGCTAGCAGCAGTGTGAGCTAGCAGCAGTGTGAGCTAGCAGCAGTGTGAGCCAGCAGCAGTGTGAGCTAGCAGTATTAGCTAGCAATGTGAGCTAGCCAGTCATGTGAGCTAGCCAGCCGTGTGAGCCAGCTAGCAGTGTCAGCTAGCGGAGCGGCGCTCCTCCGTCTGTTCGCCAGCGGCTCGGCGGCCATCTGGACGCAGACGGGCTCCTCCACCAGCCAGCCTCTGGTCCTCAGGCTGAAGCACGGCGAGATGTTaattatttaacagttttactgagagctgtgtttatttttagagagTGAAGGTAAGCCCTGCCGCTGCATAATAAGCTGCTAGTTTGTGGATTTTACCTCattatgatttaatttgatcTCCATAGCAGCAGGATTTCTGCAGCCACCGTAGCGTTAAAATCCGTTCtagatttttaaatctaaataacaCAAATTTACTGACAAACCCTCATTTTTACTACAGTTTCCATCTGATAGAGTTGATAAAACGGCTGGTGTTCTCCAGGGCTCTGTCCTTGGATCACTTCTTtctcttaaataaatatcacatcatttcacaattttaacaTCCATCTTTACGCTGATGACAAAGTTCATGTTGACTggacctgtcacaataacagacAATAAACTATAGacattgtgataaacgataatgtttctgttttaagatTGTTTTCAGGTGCTGCATTGAAAATGGAATAATAAAATCTTATCTTCTCAAAGATGAAGAAACTCcaaactggaactggaagaaatttttaatattgatcagcgctaaacatttgttttcccacagaaactcacacacacaaatacacagtCTTCTCTAATTCCTTCCATCttggttttataaataattgtttttagttttataaaatgtagttttcatgTAGATGAAAAAccaagatgaataaaaatgcatcagtTTTCCCAGATATTCAGCTTCATGTGGACTGCTTCGTTTGTTCACTTTGATTCATTATCTTTtatctgctggttttattttactactAGACATGTCGAAGTGTTTACTGACTAATaatcggtgtgtgtgtgtgtgtgtgtgtgtgtgtgtgtgtgtgtgtgtgtgtgtgtgtgtgtgtgtgtgtgtgtgtgtgtgtgtgtgtgtgtgtgtgtgtgttgttacCGATCTTGAGCGGCGCGTCCAGCGACAGGTCGGCGTACagcaggttctccggcttcagGTCACGATGGACGACCCCGTTACCGTGCAGATactgaaacacagagaaacatcttCAGacgcggcggcggcggcgggaACACGACGTCTGGGCTGCTGGAGGATTCTGGGAGGATTTGGGAGGAACCGACGTCGAGACGGTTTGGATCCAACCTGAAAGGTTTTGACACGTTCAGGTAAACGGCTGCCACACCTGGACCTCTTTCTGTCTGAGAACGAaaggcagcagctgctgacatcaaaacacaaacagtttctCTGAGATTTTACCTGCTCAGGCATccggctgattttttttctttactctaaGTGACGCctacaaaactttattttagtaattatttcTAATTGGGTCACGTTTTCTGGGCTTTCAGGTTTctggtttatgttttatttcaaaagggatttatttattatgctaaatttagatttagcataataataaatattttatacttccatttgggtttccgCTGTTTCTAACATCATTATCATTAAGCATTAaaagcccagcctgttacctagcaacaagctgagctccagcacgtttggtcagctgtattcactgtacaatggctgcaggaaaagacaagagttttgttgttgacttgtcatccagaaaccactttctgcgttcttgttggttgtgcaggaggctctacttttgcttttcaaagatgtgctgGTTAACATGTTGGTTTTATGCTGCAGATCTCAGCTGCTCATCATTTatttgaagtgatttttttctggtaattaTTTTCCACTCAGAAGCTGCTGAACATTTTCTGGATCTTTTCTCGTCTGTCTGTGAAatttggctgctgctgctgttctggctccagaaccagagcaggaTTATGGACTGAGCCGCGGTGGTTCTGGATGGTTTCGTCCCGGCTGCTTCCAAACGTTTCACTTTAGATTAGACTTCATCATGTTTTATCCTCTGTTGTGTTTCTCAGGATTTAAAGTGAcgtttgttttcattgtgattCTCTCTGAGAATCATTTCTGCTTCTTGTTGGatatttctgggtttttctaagctttgaaacagaaaatgttttatttttctgtaaaaacagttcaaaatgttttcaaactcctaAAGACTAAACCTCACAGGATTCTCCTTTTTATGTCTGATTATGTTTCTGACCAGCCAGCAATGAACCTAATTAGATGTGGgaggtttattttgttaatattctCTTGCTTCTGtcctcatttttttaaaatatgctgcaGGCATCAAAGGCGACATCAAAAGATAATTTCCACGAATCTAATTAATTTTTCTCGTCCCAGAAGGATTAAAGTCGTCGCCTCCATGTTGGGAAGCGGCTATAAAAAGATgctgttgtggtttttttgctgcagattaGCGCCACACTCACAACAAACATAATGGCAGAGTaatcccaacacacacacacacacacacacacacacacacacacacacacacacacacacacacacacacacaacaagcCTGCACacgcagaaacacacacacatacataaagAGGCGTATGTTTGGTAAATGTAGGTCAGCTGTGgtcgcagtgtgtgtgtgtgtgtgtgtgtgtgtgtgtgtgtgtgtgtgtgtgtgtgtgtgtgtgtgtgtgtgtgtgtgtgttaatccACTCTGGTTTTAATCTGTTGAGCAGCAGGATGGAAGCTGCTGTTACATAAGAACGGTGCTGCAGCTACCAGAACGGTGCTGCAGCGGCGGCGGCTGGTTTAGGCTCCGCCCACATTTACAAGCTGTTTATTTCGCTCTGTTTGACTTTTATCTATACAGGATGAATCTCATTGAGAAATAAATTAGCAACCTGTCTCAACATGACTGCTTAGCTGGATTGATTTGGAATTAACAATCAGGTTGAAACGATTATTGAATTTATTGTCAAccaatcaattaatcgttaatTAGAGTATACACAGAAATGCTATTTACTGTAAGAACATCACACTCTGAGCAGCAATTAAAggaaaactgtacaaaaaaatgacattttgcatttaagataaaataaacattttaagctCTTTTCTCTACGCCGTTTTTACGTAGTTAATCAATAACTGATAGAGCTCAGCTTTTCTcatgatgattttatttgtattttttagctgcagatgcaataaaatgttcaccaaaatatttacttttgcatataaaaggttttaattatttgtttatttgcatcttttgtaaaaactttctatgaaaaatatgcaacatttgCCTCATTTTTCGtccgattaattgtcagaataatgaATTAGTCGTTAGTAGCTCTAGATTAACTAGATCAGGTAGGATTCATTATTAACGGAGCGTTTTCGCCTCTTCCCCTTCCAACCCGGCCCATTCGGGGCTGAACTCCTCCCTCCAGTTGGCTGATATTTGGCAGCAGACGCTCCCAGAAACCAGATCAGCCTCACAGACGCTCAGACGTCCCAGaggctttttaaaagcagaatcaAGACGTTTCTACAATCTGGAGAGAAGAAGATTCATTCTGTAACAATCATTAAACTTAATTCAGCcgctaaaacatttttaaaaatcgtGACTTTCCATTTGAAAACACGACCGTAGAAAACTGGCTTCAGTAAAACTGTAACATCTACAGCCAGAGATGAACACGTTCATGAAAACTGGACGAGGATTTCAGCTGATGAAAAAATCTCTCACTGATTAGAAGCTTCCTGCACAGAGCCGGCCTAAAGCACAAGCAAACTAAGTGGCTGCTTAAAGGGCCGGTACGAttcgttttccagacacataatACATTAAgttatttagttactttcagctgCTACAAAGAAGCCAAATATGACttacaagaaatttgacttaataATTTAACGTGTTCAAATTGggtctctgtttctttaaaagctcctgctcttcctgaagctccgccttcaggaagtcatcccaacatggctccgcTGTTAACCCTTAAACtacgtttttaccagcattgctctGAGAAGCAGCGCCTACAACGAGCTCagcaccaggtgtttgctaattgctgctggctagtctgaaggagctgaagggGAGACAGATaacctgattggttgttttggacCAGTCAGAGCTAGCACACATTTAGCTTTCATGTTAAATGATTAGCATTTAGCACATTAAAGTCATCAAGCATTTAACCATCCAACTGCAAACgctgaaaaaatctgaaaagataaacgtcatcttcatcatcttcatcatctgtCATCTTCAGAGATTCAAACCAATTTAATTGGATCTGAAGAACAAGAGCTCTGATTGGTGGAAGCAACCTGTCACTGGAACATTCATCTGTGATTCGTTTACATTCAAGATCTGATTagggaggaagagaaagatggagggatggagggatggagggattctctctctctctttctgtttcctgaTCGTCCTTCGTTAGCCGCAGCATGCTAACCTTTAGCTAGCGTTTGTTAACTCTGTTTAGAAACATTCAGTGACtaaccagccaatcagagcagactTCCTGTCTCAGATTTCagccatgtttctgtttctgctgcttctctcgGCTTCCagtggaagataaaaaaaagtgatttgtcTGATGGCAGGAATCACAGCTTCCCTCTAACGCCTCTCAAAGTGTTGACGGTGTTTCATTCACACCGGCGCCGCCGTGTTGACGACCCGACGGGGCGTCGGCGCCTCACGTCTAAAAACAGGCAGTTTAAAGGTGGAGCTTGGTGTGAAACCGCGGAGGCGCCGCCCTGCTGGTGGGTGTGAGAACGCAGCGAGCCGATGATCAGGATGGGAGGAAATGAAGCTgccaaagcagcagcagacatgAAAACTAAACTCTGAAACAATCAGCTCATGAAATCAGAACCGATCAGAGGAAACCAGTTACTGTGGATCTTATTTAGGGGGATCAGAGTAAATGGGGATAATTACAATGGGATGCCATTTAGaaagttacactgtaaaaaagcaacatgaatAATTTGGGTTTTTATCCACTTTTGACCGTATAAAATCACTgtgatatttattcatttggaaATTTGTTTcatacttaaatatttatgttttgtttctaaactaaatatatttagcaagttaaacatttaaactaaatatttagctgtttttctccccaccagggggtctttttctggctctagtgtcccttaaatgacagcaggctgacaggacagaggggaagacatgtggcaaatgtcggctgggtccgggaatcgaacctgcgacggccgcgtcgaggactgaaggcctccaaacgtgggtcgttCCACCGCAGCACAAcctgctaaatatttagcttttaaattaaatatttaatgagctaaatatttagttagcaaaccAAGTAttgaatttttaaactaaatatttagctcatcatctaaatatttagtttgaaactaaataattgATTTAGAGTTAAATACTGACTTTGTAAACTCAATATGtagcaaatattaaatttccaaactaagttgttttttttagttttgacatttataaatgaatgaatgtaaactgatgatgatgatgatgttttctGCTACAGgttaaataatccaaattatttctgttcatttttcactGTAACTTTTCAAACGACAactgcatgccacacttttcagattttttctttaaatgcaacagcatttcattattttctccCACTTCACATTATGTTGGACTGTCGAATGAATCTCAGTTATAACATCATAATTCTTCTGTAACAACGTGGAACAgttaaaggttttgtgtttctctgcgatgtttttctgaatgtttagTTTGATGAAATATCTTACGGCCACGGCTTCCAGGATCTGCTTGATGACGTGCGCCGCGTCTCTCTCGCTGTAGTATCCCCGCTCCACAATCCTGCAAACCAccagacacaaaaataaatgcagcttcAGGACGCAGAGACGAGCTGATCCTGAGCAACGTCTTAAAGTCACGTCACCAGATTCTGAAGAACCTGCACAACATTTCACACCTGAACCTGCAAATGAACCTGAAccttccaaataaataaacccagTAAAACCAATAATTCTTCCTCTAACCCGGTTTCTAAGACTTCTGCAGTAAACtaaccatggcaacagaaacggcgcctgcagctgcaggtggaaatgaaaacaaataaatccgccaacataaaaacaaatttaactcACGACTCGGATCCAAAcccagaagtattcataccccttccAGGTTTAAACTATTCATGTTTACCAGCATGTTTCTTCAAATGAAAATTGTAGGTAGAAAATAAAGGAGCAAACTTTCACCAAAATATCCCACattttttagaagaaattttCTCATCATGAGaaatcaaaaaaaatttaacttaatcccggaaaaaaaatcttgatattttctgagtttcagaaatgtccaagtCATTTCTAATAACTCCAGAATCTGGAtcgttttttattaaaatatctgcaACATTATCTGGCAAACATCATCAGTTACAGCTGAGCAGAGAAGCTGCATGGTGTTTCCTTCAACAGGCTGGGATAcggcctatacaaaacatgttcattacatttattctgcataaaattatttttgtctgttttagggcctttgtcactttaaatccaaattagttgctgttggccacgcccccaactcaatgtttacccTCGCATGTCAAAATGGAGGCAagcagatgcacaattatacaaacgtacaactttgaaaagcattaaCAGAGCCTCCTGCGCAACCAACAACAAACACTTGTcaaaaacacttgtcttttccagcagccattgtacagtgtaTACAATGCTAAAAACAGCTGGAGCgtagcttgggttgctaggtaatgggcagaactctgctgtggttgctaggtaacgggggaGTGCCAGTCAAATGTGACTTAAtgttctggaggtttttgaaacggctcattaaattattgccaaaaacagcagagtgtttttttaagtgcttgttTTTAGAAGGAGTTGAGACTCAAACGGAACAAAGAAAacgtacaaaatgtgaattttgcagatgaCCTTCACAAAAGCAGGTCAGCTGAAGGTCAGTGTGTCGGCCGGGTTTCGGTCCTTACCGGTCGAACAGCTCTCCGCCCGTCACCAGCTCCAGAACCAGGGCGATGTCGGTGTCCGTCTCAAAGATCTCCTTCAGCTGGATCTGAGACACAgaaccagttaaaccagttaaaccagttaaaccagttaaAACCAGGTAAACCAGATtcctttaaaatctttaaaatctttCGGCTAAACTGGATTAATACGCAACCAGGATTCAGCTAATCAAATCCAAATCTGGACgaatttggaaaacaaatatggaaatccatccatccagtttttttttttat comes from Gambusia affinis linkage group LG10, SWU_Gaff_1.0, whole genome shotgun sequence and encodes:
- the si:ch73-60h1.1 gene encoding calcium/calmodulin-dependent protein kinase type IV; protein product: MPTSRPGSEPVEFWVDGSRRDGTVEDFYGLGSELGRGATSIVYRCEEKQTQKPFAVKVLKKTIDKKIVRTEIGVLLRLSHPNIIQLKEIFETDTDIALVLELVTGGELFDRIVERGYYSERDAAHVIKQILEAVAYLHGNGVVHRDLKPENLLYADLSLDAPLKIADFGLSKIIDDQVTMKTVCGTPGYCAPEILRGNAYGPEVDMWSVGVILYILLCGFEPFFDPRGDQYMYSRILNCDYEFVSPWWDDVSLNAKDLVSKLIVLDPHKRLSVREALQHPWVLGKAARFSHMDTTQRKLQEFNARRKLKAAMKAVVATSRMHEGSRRRTDSCEMPGSGTSRQSSMQQDPPPESAGSAPDEKEAPPPDQQVPQNDESTLANQSAASPSPPCSPNPPSSEAPPTGPVLVRPPLRTDGLRQASVIPKSMLVQPRLPQKSCSVIESVHRGEATPPLGSPSSPNNLSNGFTPGAEPGTKAAPCQ